The genomic region CCGTCTAGACCCGTCTAGACCTGGAGCTGCCGGGCCCCGGCTTCGAAGTCGAGCAGCCGCACCTTGCGCTCGAGCCCGCCGCCGTAGCCCGTCATGCCGCCCGAGGCGCCGATCACCCGGTGGCAGGGCACGATGATGCCGATCGGGTTCTTGCCGTTGGCCAGGCCCACGGCGCGCGAGGCGTTCGGTTTGCCGAGCTCGGACGCGAGCTGCCCGTACGACCAGGTCTCGCCGTAGGGGATCCGTACCAGCTGGTCCCACACGCTGCGCTGGAAGTCGGTGCCCGCCAGCCGGAGCGGGAGGTCGAAGTCGGTGAGTTCCCCGGCGAAGTACGCGGTCAGCTGCCGCGCCACCTCGGGGAACGGCTCCTCGGAGGCGGCGACCCGCTCCCCGAAGGACTCCTCGGCGGGGCGGTGGCGCTGCCCGGTCATGTACAGGCCGCTGAGGACGCCGTCCGTGGCGACCAGGGTGAGTGGACCGTACGGGCTGTCGACGACGGCGTGCTGCTTGCTGCTCATGCTCGTGCTCCTCAGGCGGGCAGGTGGTTGATGGGGTGGGCGTCCGTGGCCCACAGGTACTGCACGGCGTACGCACGCCAGGGCCGCCAGCCGGCCGCCCGGGCGGTCAGCGCCGAGGGCGTGGACGGCAGCCCGAGCCCCTGCGCGGCCCGCCGGACGCCCAGGTCAGACGGCAGGAACGCGTCCGGGTCGCCCAGCGCCCGCATCGCGATGATCTCGGTGGTCCACGGGCCGAAGCCGGGCAGCGCCGACAGCTGGGCCCGCGCCGCATCCCAGTCGCTGTCGAAGCCGAGCGGCAGCGAACCGTCGGCGAGCGCCGAGACCAGGGTGGTGAAGGTGGTGCGCCGGCTGCGCGGCATGGCCAGGGACTCCGGGTCCAGCCCGGCGAGCGCCTGCGGGGAGGGGAAGAGGTGGGTCAGTCCGCCCAGCGGGTCCTCCACCGGCTCGCCGTAGGCGGTGACCAGCCGGGCCGCGTGCGTGCGTGCCGCCGCGGTGGACACCTGCTGGCCGAGGACGGCCCGTACGGCGAACTCCGCCGCGTCGACCGTACGGGGCACGCGGCGCCCGGGAGCCTTGTCCACGAGCGGGGCCAGCAGCGCGTCGGAGCGCAGCTGCTCGTCGACCGCCTCCGGGTCGGCGTCGAGGTCGAGCATCCAGCGGCAGCGGCTGATCGCGATGGTCAGGTCACGCATGTCGGTCAGGGCGAGGCGGCAGCCGATGTGGTCGGGCTGCGGGGTCAGTGCGACGACCCCGGTGCCGTAGGGCAGGCGCAGGGTGCGGCGGTAGGCGCCGTCCCGCCACTCCTCGACGCCGGGGACGGCGGTCGCGGCGAGGTGCCCGAAGAGGTTGTCCGGGTTGAGGGGCGCGCGGAACGGCAGCCGGAGGCTGATCGTTCCGGGGATGCGGGGCGGGGCGTTCTTGTGGCGGCTGGCCTTCACCGCCCGCTCCCGCAGCTCGCTCGGGGCGAGGGCGAAGACCTCGCGGACGGTGTCGTTGAAGGTGCGGATGGAGGAGAACCCGGCGGCGAAGGCCACGTCGCCCATGGGGAGTTCGGAGGTCTCGATGAGCAGTCGGGCGGTCTGGGCGCGCTGGGCCCTTGCCAGGGCGAGCGGACCGGCGCCGAGCTCGGCGTTGAGCTGGCGCTCGACCTGCCGGGTCGAGTACCCCAGGCGGGTGGCGAGGCCCGGCACCCCCTCCCGGTCCACGACCCCGTCCCGGATCAGCCGCATCGCCCGTGCGACGGCATCGGCCCGGGCGTTCCACTCGGGCGATCCGGGGCTCGTGTCGGGGCGGCACCGCTTGCAGGCCCGGAAGCCGGCCTGCTGGCAGGCGGCGGCGCTGGGCAGGAAGGTCATGTTCTCGACCTTGGGCGGTACGGCGGGGCAGCTGGGCCGGCAGTAGATCCGGGTGGTCAGCACAGCGGTGAAGAACCAGCCGTCGAAGCGGGCGTCCTTCGACTGCACGGCCCTTACGCAGCGCTCGGTGTCGGTGTGCATGGCTCCAGGATCCGGGGCGAGATCCACGACGGCTGGCGGTTTTCCGACATCAAGGCTACGCCGGGGCGGGGGCTCGGCCGAGGCCTGGGCGCCGGGGGTCGGGCGGAGCCGGGTCCGGCGGCGGGGCGGGGGTCGTCCGGGGGGTAGGCATGATTTATGGCCCCACGGCGGCACGGAAATGTGCCAGGGGGTCCGGGCCAACAAATCACGTTTCACACCCCGGACAACCCCCGCCCCACCACCGGCCCCGTCCCCGCCCTCAGGCGCGTGTACCGGTGCCGCGAACGGCGGGAGGGGTCGGCGGCGGGGCGGGGAGTGTCCGGGGTGTAAAACGTGATTTGTTGGCCCTCACCGCCGAGTCCTGTGTCACCCCCGCTCGGGGGCCATAAATCATGCCTACCCCGGACACTCCCCGCCCCGCCGCCGACCCCGGCCCCCGGCAACGCCGCCGCCGACCCCGGCCCCGGGAAACGAAGAGGGCCCCGGATGCCATCGGCATCCGGGGCCCTCTTTCACAGCCGAGCTCAGCGCAGCGTCGTGGCTCGGGCCTCGCGCCGGTTGTGCCGGAAGGTGTTGGCCCTCCGGGTCGTCGCGAACAGCGGGATGGTCGCGGCCAGAGCGATCTGCAGCGCGCAGCCGGTCTGGAGCAGCAGCTGACCGCCCGGGGCGTCGAACGCCCAGGCCGCCAGCAGCCCCATCGCCCCGACGATCCAGCTGAGCATCGCCACCGCGAGGACACCCCGCGGCTTCGGGTACTCGACCCGGCTCACCATCAGCCAGGCCACGCCGACGATCGCCAGCAGGGTCGGGATGAAGGGGAGCTCCAGCAGGACGATGGACACGACCGTCAGCGCGCCGAAGGGGCTCGGCATGCCCTGGAACATGCCGTCCTTCATCGTCACGCAGCTGAATCTCGCGAGTCTGAGCACCACGGCCAGCAGGACCACGATCGCGGCCAGCGCCGACATCTTCTGGTGCGCGTCGTCGGCGACCATGCCGTAGACGAGCACGAAGTACGCGGGAGCCAGTCCGAAGCTGATCAGGTCGGACAGGTTGTCCAGCTCGGCGCCCATCGGCGAGCTGCGCAGCTTGCGGGCCACGATGCCGTCGAAGAGGTCGAAGACCGCCGCGAGAAGCATCAGTATCACCGCGGTCGCCGCGCTGTGCCGGGCCATGCCCGACTCGCCGCTGCCGGTGAGGTGCGGGATGAGGATTCCGGTGGTGGTGAAGTACACCGCCATGAATCCGCACGTCGCGTTGCCGAGGGTGAGGGTGTCCGCTATCGACAGCCGCAGCGAGAGCGGCATGTCGTCCTCGGCGGACTCCTCCTCGGCACGTTCGGGAACCCAGCCTGTGGCAGGAGTCTCAGGGTCAGTCACGGTCAATTCGGGTCACCCCCGCGGTGGTGGCCTGACCGACCTCGACCGCGACCTCGACGCCCTCGGGGAGGTAGATGTCGACGCGGGAGCCGAAGCGGATCAGACCGATTCGCTCGCCCTGCTCGACCTTGGTGCCGGCGGGCAGGTACGGGACGATGCGGCGGGCCACGGCACCGGCGATCTGCACCATCTCGATGTCACCGAGCTCGGTGTCGAAGTGCCAGACAACGCGCTCGTTGTTCTCGCTCTCCTTGTTGAACGCCGGGACGAAACCGCCGGGGATGTGCTCCACGGACGTCACCGTGCCCGCGAGGGGCGCGCGGTTGACGTGGAC from Streptomyces sp. NBC_00190 harbors:
- a CDS encoding methylated-DNA--[protein]-cysteine S-methyltransferase is translated as MSSKQHAVVDSPYGPLTLVATDGVLSGLYMTGQRHRPAEESFGERVAASEEPFPEVARQLTAYFAGELTDFDLPLRLAGTDFQRSVWDQLVRIPYGETWSYGQLASELGKPNASRAVGLANGKNPIGIIVPCHRVIGASGGMTGYGGGLERKVRLLDFEAGARQLQV
- a CDS encoding AlkA N-terminal domain-containing protein, producing the protein MHTDTERCVRAVQSKDARFDGWFFTAVLTTRIYCRPSCPAVPPKVENMTFLPSAAACQQAGFRACKRCRPDTSPGSPEWNARADAVARAMRLIRDGVVDREGVPGLATRLGYSTRQVERQLNAELGAGPLALARAQRAQTARLLIETSELPMGDVAFAAGFSSIRTFNDTVREVFALAPSELRERAVKASRHKNAPPRIPGTISLRLPFRAPLNPDNLFGHLAATAVPGVEEWRDGAYRRTLRLPYGTGVVALTPQPDHIGCRLALTDMRDLTIAISRCRWMLDLDADPEAVDEQLRSDALLAPLVDKAPGRRVPRTVDAAEFAVRAVLGQQVSTAAARTHAARLVTAYGEPVEDPLGGLTHLFPSPQALAGLDPESLAMPRSRRTTFTTLVSALADGSLPLGFDSDWDAARAQLSALPGFGPWTTEIIAMRALGDPDAFLPSDLGVRRAAQGLGLPSTPSALTARAAGWRPWRAYAVQYLWATDAHPINHLPA
- the pssA gene encoding CDP-diacylglycerol--serine O-phosphatidyltransferase, coding for MTVTDPETPATGWVPERAEEESAEDDMPLSLRLSIADTLTLGNATCGFMAVYFTTTGILIPHLTGSGESGMARHSAATAVILMLLAAVFDLFDGIVARKLRSSPMGAELDNLSDLISFGLAPAYFVLVYGMVADDAHQKMSALAAIVVLLAVVLRLARFSCVTMKDGMFQGMPSPFGALTVVSIVLLELPFIPTLLAIVGVAWLMVSRVEYPKPRGVLAVAMLSWIVGAMGLLAAWAFDAPGGQLLLQTGCALQIALAATIPLFATTRRANTFRHNRREARATTLR
- a CDS encoding phosphatidylserine decarboxylase, with product MPHSQTSAPRDSLLGVRLARGASPWLLPTVATAALSLTRARKSGRWAAAAVPATALAAGMLWFFRDPEREIAQGRVISPADGVVQSIMPWKDGRTRVAIFMSPLNVHVNRAPLAGTVTSVEHIPGGFVPAFNKESENNERVVWHFDTELGDIEMVQIAGAVARRIVPYLPAGTKVEQGERIGLIRFGSRVDIYLPEGVEVAVEVGQATTAGVTRIDRD